The sequence below is a genomic window from Clostridiales bacterium.
TAAAAGTGTGGGTTTCTTACCTTTCACAGCACCCTAAACCAAACTGCTACAACGCCGGCACTGCCGGCGTTTGTGGCTGCGAGGGGACGCTTGCGACCACCTCGCTTCCTGCTCTTTTTTCGACCTTGCAGTTTGGTCTGCAAAAGGGATAAAAAAGCAAGGAATCCATCGAATAAGTTGGCTGGTGATACCCAGCACAAGTCGGCCAAACTTGCCCTGATTTTTGCTGAATAGGCAAAACCCCTTATGTCAACATTTAAAATGCGACACAGGGGCATACGGCGGCTTACAGTGGCAAGTGCTTTGGTTAGGCGTAACGAATTTTTCGTGAAACGTGCAAATTTTGCAACCTACTTGAAAATTGAAATAAAAAGCAAAAAATGTTTGTGAACCCCTATGAACCCCTCTTTTCAAGAAAACCCGCCTGTGGTAAACTTTGTGCCAGAGGGGGGTACCAGGGGGTAAAAAATCACGCCATTTCTTTTTTCTGAATGTGACAGCTTGGAGACAAACCGCAGGAATGACTTGCAATAGTTTTCAGACAGAGTTAACATACACACCAAAGTGAAAATAACCTGTTTGAAACTGTGAGTCTTGCGTAGATAGGCTGTTGCGCCCTTGCCCGTTCAAAGAACGAAGGCTATCATCTGAGGTTGCCGGTACTCGGGGCTTTATGTGGATGTAGGAGAAAAGAGAAAACTGCCTCTATGTCGGTATGGACTTGCATAAGGACACTCATACCGCTGTTCTGGTGAATTGCTGGAATGAAAAATTAGATGCAATTGTCATCGAAAACAAGCCCAGCGAGTTTAATAAGCTGGCAAAGAAGGTTGATAAAGCAGCATTAAGACTGAATTTGTCGCCTATTTACGGTTTGGAAAACGCCTACGGCTACGGCAGGAGCCTTGCCGTATGGCTGATTGAAAAAGGTTACATGGTGAAGGATGTTAATCCGTCCCTGGCTTATGACCAACGCAAAAGCGCACCAATGATGAAGAAAAACGATGAGCATGACGCTTATTGCGTGGCAACGGTTCTGATCAATCAGCTTCACACCCTGCCTGACGCAAAGCCGGAGGACAATCATTGGACGCTGTCCCAGCTGGTCAACCGCCGGGACACCCTTGTCAAAGAGGGTATCCGGCTGAAAAATGGTTTGCATGAGCAGCTGACAAATGCATACCCCAGTTACCGCAAATTCTTCTGTGAAATTGACCGGAAAACGGCACTGTACTTTTGGAAACACTATCCTTCACCCGGTCACCTGAAAGGCAAGGCAGCAGAAGAATTAGCGGCGGAACTGAAAGCTGTTTCTCCGAATTATGCTAAGGGTAAAGCGGAAATGATCCTTGAATGTATGGAGAAGGATGGCAATACGCACAGGGGTTATCAGGCTTCCAGAGATTTTATTACGCAAAGCCTTGTCCGTGATTTGGAGCATCAGGCGGTTGAATTGGCACAAATCGAAACGGAAATCACAAAGATGCTGGAATCCTTTGACTACAAGCTCACCACCCTGCCCGGCGTTGGAAACGCAATCGCAAGCAAGCTGATTGCCGAGATAGGCGATATACGCTGTTTCCCCAATGCCGACAAGCTGGCCCGTTTTGCCGGAATTGCTCCCAAAAGCTTCAGTTCTGCGGGTAAAGGCAGGGATGAGAGCAACAAGCAGGGCAACCGTGAGCTTCATGGCTTATTCTACTTCCTTGCCGTAACTATGGTGGCTGTCTCAACAAAAGGAAAGCCATACTGTCCTATATTCCGCACCTATTTCCTTCGCAAAATCAGCGAGGGCAAGACGAAGTCTCAGGCTCTGGTCTGTATCATGCGGAGACTGGTCAACATCGTTTATGGCATGATGAAGAACAAGACGGAATACAGGCCGTATGAGCCGGAAGATGTGCAATCTGAGGTTAGGTAATACCCCACAGGCACAATGACGAAAAACCGATATCCTGCCCGAAGGAGTTGAGAAATATGCGAAAGAAACTGCCGGTACTGTTGCTTGTGCTGATTATCCTGCTGCAAGCTTTTGTTCCTGTCGCTTATGCCGCTCCAAAAAATGATGCGCAATCCCAAACAGCATA
It includes:
- a CDS encoding IS110 family transposase produces the protein MDLHKDTHTAVLVNCWNEKLDAIVIENKPSEFNKLAKKVDKAALRLNLSPIYGLENAYGYGRSLAVWLIEKGYMVKDVNPSLAYDQRKSAPMMKKNDEHDAYCVATVLINQLHTLPDAKPEDNHWTLSQLVNRRDTLVKEGIRLKNGLHEQLTNAYPSYRKFFCEIDRKTALYFWKHYPSPGHLKGKAAEELAAELKAVSPNYAKGKAEMILECMEKDGNTHRGYQASRDFITQSLVRDLEHQAVELAQIETEITKMLESFDYKLTTLPGVGNAIASKLIAEIGDIRCFPNADKLARFAGIAPKSFSSAGKGRDESNKQGNRELHGLFYFLAVTMVAVSTKGKPYCPIFRTYFLRKISEGKTKSQALVCIMRRLVNIVYGMMKNKTEYRPYEPEDVQSEVR